One window of Ziziphus jujuba cultivar Dongzao chromosome 5, ASM3175591v1 genomic DNA carries:
- the LOC125423049 gene encoding putative sucrose transport protein SUC6 — protein MAMEVESSTKNKDDLPNQVKPKTMPSPQQRSSPLRKILVVASIAAGVQFGWALQLSLLTPYVQLLGIPHTWSSFVWLCGPISGLLVQPIVGYYSDRCNSRFGRRRPFIAGGATCVIFAVFLIGFAADLGHALGDSLGKKTKPRAVAFFVVGFWILDVANNMLQGPCRALMADLSGGDHSKMRSANAAFSFFMGVGNVLGYAAGSYTKLYHIFSFTKSQACDVYCANLKSCFVIDIVLLLVLTATALTLVKEKTLEEIRSEGADDEGGEEVEIVKTPFLGEVVGAFRGLKRPMWILLLVTALNWVAWFPFLLFDTDWMGREVYGGKVGDGGLYDEGVRAGSLGLMFNSIVLGFMSVGIEFMSRILGGPKRLWGIVNFLLAVFLSLTVLITKLAHSTRRFDPAGKLLPPPLGVKAGALSIFAALGIPQAATYSIPFALASIFCDTSGAGQGLSLGVLNLSIVIPQMFVSVISGPWDALFGGGNLPAFVLGAVAAFASGIFAIFVLPSPPVDQVNSKMARSASIAFH, from the exons ATGGCAATGGAAGTTGAATcatcaacaaaaaacaaagatgaTTTACCAAACCAAGTCAAGCCCAAAACGATGCCGTCTCCTCAACAACGATCCAGCCCTCTCAGAAAGATCCTCGTCGTGGCATCCATTGCCGCCGGAGTCCAATTCGGTTGGGCTCTCCAGCTCTCCCTCTTAACCCCTTACGTCCAGCTCCTCGGAATCCCCCACACCTGGTCATCTTTCGTCTGGCTCTGCGGGCCCATTTCGGGCCTTTTGGTCCAGCCCATCGTCGGATACTACAGCGACCGCTGCAATTCCCGCTTCGGCCGTCGCCGTCCTTTCATAGCAGGAGGAGCCACCTGCGTGATCTTCGCGGTTTTCCTCATCGGATTCGCCGCCGATCTCGGCCATGCTCTCGGCGATTCTCTGGGTAAGAAAACCAAACCCCGAGCCGTGGCGTTCTTCGTCGTCGGATTCTGGATCCTGGACGTGGCGAACAACATGCTCCAAGGTCCCTGCCGGGCTCTCATGGCGGATCTCTCCGGTGGAGACCATTCGAAGATGAGAAGTGCAAACGCGGCGTTCTCGTTCTTCATGGGTGTCGGAAATGTGCTGGGTTACGCGGCGGGTTCATACACGAAACTCTACCACATATTCTCGTTTACCAAATCTCAAGCGTGCGATGTCTACTGCGCGAACCTGAAGAGTTGTTTCGTAATCGATATCGTTCTTCTATTGGTGCTCACAGCAACTGCATTGACATTGGTGAAAGAGAAAACTCTGGAGGAAATCAGAAGCGAAGGAGCTGATGATGAAGGAGGAGAAGAAGTGGAGATAGTGAAAACGCCGTTCCTGGGAGAAGTGGTGGGGGCTTTCAGGGGATTGAAGAGGCCTATGTGGATCCTGCTGTTGGTGACGGCGTTGAATTGGGTCGCATGGTTCCCGTTCTTGCTTTTCGATACGGATTGGATGGGGAGGGAGGTTTACGGTGGAAAAGTCGGAGATGGAGGACTTTACGACGAAGGTGTAAGAGCGGGTTCGCTCGGTTTGATGTTCAATTCTATCGTTCTTGGTTTCATGTCGGTTGGTATCGAGTTCATGTCTCGGATTCTTGGTGGTCCCAAGAGACTTTGGGGAATTGTCAATTTCTTGCTCGCTGTCTTCTTGTCGCTCACCGTTTTGATCACCAAACTCGCTCACTCCACTCGCCGGTTCGATCCCGCCGGCAAGCTTTTGCCTCCTCCACTTGGCGTCAAGGCCGGTGCTTTGTCCATCTTTGCCGCCTTGGGTATTCCTCAAGCA GCGACTTACAGTATTCCTTTTGCTCTAGCATCCATATTTTGTGATACTTCTGGTGCTGGCCAAG GCCTTTCTTTGGGAGTCCTGAATCTCTCCATTGTCATACcacag atGTTCGTGTCGGTAATAAGCGGACCATGGGATGCTTTATTCGGAGGTGGAAACTTGCCGGCGTTCGTGTTAGGAGCGGTGGCTGCTTTTGCGAGTGGGATATTTGCAATATTTGTGTTGCCATCTCCACCGGTTGATCAGGTCAATTCCAAAATGGCAAGGAGTGCAAGTAtagctttccattga
- the LOC107408301 gene encoding protein PSK SIMULATOR 1, with amino-acid sequence MGGGIRMKARGSTVDLFRESPPHSNGHSSPEYGGLPFEAGCRICPSLVADGTINQLCPPFSFPWVDTVSDGLVPIDTNDGIPCLPKQSAVSKVSEVRSFFGRARSAGFEKAVEVLDTLGSSMSNLSLSSGETGKKTKISILAFEVAKAIIKGAKLMNSLSKDNVKHLKEVVLQSEGVKSLVSTDMDELLKIVAADKREELDSFSREVVRFGNLCKASEWHNLDRYFEKLRTKLPPWKHSKEESELAMQQLMEWVQYTAELFNQLQELEMFEHNYLQKLQEEDGSNAAQKGEIAYLRGALKNQRKHVSSLKKKSLWSKIFEEVIPKLVDIVHFLHLEIHEAFGNSDGDKSVEVYQSNCKMLGPAGIAFSYASIITKVDALVPRSRSSPMHPNMRRDLYHLLPHDIKSALRVSLRSFQAEEEFIPAIKAEMDKTLLWLVPLACNTRKSLHSFNWVGEWANERLNMNQKTSGRHDVLRIETLYHADKEKTKTCILELLVWLHHLISQVKFGNDGIWSTVKSSTCSPNHEKSQSSTHRPNYLSPMLTDKDEEMLQDVKNKKFIPGISKSQKFDASKTRLSKYDRLSKSSRDSPTSETMKDPLNIGWQSCAPVVDFDIDRIRALDVIDGLDTF; translated from the exons atgggtGGTGGGATTCGGATGAAGGCAAGGGGTTCTACTGTAGACCTTTTTCGTGAAAGTCCTCCTCATTCCAATGGTCATTCTAGTCCTGAGTATGGTGGATTGCCCTTTGAAGCAGGATGCCGTATATGTCCATCTCTAGTGGCTGATGGCACGATCAATCAGTTATGTCCACCCTTTTCTTTTCCATGGGTGGATACGGTTTCAGATGGGTTGGTTCCTATTGATACCAATGATGGGATTCCTTGCTTGCCTAAGCAGTCTGCTGTGTCAAAG GTCTCAGAAGTGAGGTCATTTTTTGGCAGAGCTAGATCTGCTGGGTTTGAAAAGGCTGTGGAAGTTCTGGACACTCTAGGTAGTAGCATGTCTAATTTGAGCCTCAGTAGTGGGGAGACAGGGAAAAAgactaaaatctcaattttggcTTTTGAAGTTGCAAAAGCAATTATTAAAGGTGCCAAACTAATGAATTCGCTTTCAAAGGATAATGTCAAACATTTAAAGGAGGTTGTGCTACAATCTGAAGGAGTGAAATCGTTAGTATCTACTGATATGGATGAACTTCTGAAAATTGTTGCAGCTGACAAGAG AGAAGAATTGGACAGTTTTTCTAGAGAAGTTGTGCGTTTTGGAAATCTTTGTAAAGCTTCTGAGTGGCACAACTTGGACCGCTATTTTGAGAA ATTACGCACAAAACTTCCACCATGGAAACACTCGAAGGAAGAATCCGAGTTAGCGATGCAGCAACTTATGGAATGGGTTCAGTATACAGCT GAATTATTTAATCAGTTGCAAGAGTTGGAGATGTTTGAACATAATTATTTGCAAAAGCTTCAAGAAGAAGATGGTTCAAATGCTGCTCAAAAAG GAGAAATTGCATACCTGAGAGGAGCATTAAAGAATCAAAGGAAGCATGTAAGCagtttaaagaaaaaatcacTCTGGTCGAAGATCTTTGAAGAG GTGATCCCGAAACTTGTAGACATTGTGCATTTCCTGCACTTGGAGATTCATGAAGCATTTGGCAATTCTG ATGGTGATAAATCAGTAGAAGTTTATCAGAGCAACTGTAAAATGTTGGGACCTGCTGGTATTGCATTCAGTTATGCAAGTATTATCACTAAAGTTGATGCTCTT GTGCCTCGATCTCGATCAAGTCCTATGCATCCAAATATGAGACGTGATCTATACCACCTGCTGCCACATGATATAAAATCAGCCTTGCGTGTAAGCCTGCGGTCATTTCAAGCTGAGGAAGAG TTTATTCCTGCCATCAAAGCTGAAATGGATAAAACATTGCTGTGGCTTGTTCCTCTGGCCTGCAACACGAGAAA GTCTCTTCATAGCTTTAATTGGGTTGGAGAATGGGCAAATGAAAG GTTGAACATGAACCAAAAAACTAGTGGGCGGCATGATGTGTTGAGGATTGAGACACTGTATCATGCAGATAAAGAGAAAACCAAAACTTGCATTCTTGAACTGCTGGTATGGCTTCATCATCTTATCAGCCAGGTCAAGTTTGGTAATGATGGAATATGGTCTACCGTTAAATCCTCAACATGCTCCCCAAACCATGAGAAAAGCCAATCATCTACTCACAGGCCCAATTATTTGTCCCCCATGTTGACAGACAAAGACGAAGAGATGCTTCAGGATGTCAAAAATAAGAAGTTTATACCAGGAATAAGTAAGAGCCAAAAGTTTGATGCCTCAAAGACCAGGTTAAGCAAGTATGATAGGTTGAGTAAGAGTAGTAGAGATTCACCAACAAGTGAAACAATGAAGGATCCTTTAAACATCGGGTGGCAGTCGTGTGCTCCTGTTGTTGACTTTGATATTGACAGAATCAGAGCTCTGGATGTTATTGACGGACTGGAcacattttga